Proteins encoded in a region of the Antedon mediterranea chromosome 2, ecAntMedi1.1, whole genome shotgun sequence genome:
- the LOC140039838 gene encoding frataxin, mitochondrial-like: MAAPMRTVQAFLCRTKHFQLIKLNIISTILESKCSFKWARYMSVLSVIRNNVVTTSTIDLIPRPTLAADYFKSHSILKCTHRTNTTDSEMDLNFYEKLAENTLNEIEENFERVGEHESCPSDFDISSADGVLTVRLGKDCGTYVINKQTPNRQIWLSSPFSGPKRYDYIDNRWIYLHDGVSLDELLTVEISKALCLEVKFNITGQDL, from the exons ATGGCTGCGCCCATGAGAACAGTTCAAGCTTTTCTGTGTCGTACAAAACACTTTCAATTGATAAAACTAAACATTATAAGTACAATTTTAGAATCAAAATGTAGTTTTAAATGGGCGAGATATATGTCCGTCCTGTCCGTCATTAGAAATAATGTCGTTACTACTTCTACTATTGATCTAATTCCTAGGCCAACGTTG gcTGCAGATTATTTTAAAAGTCATTCAATTCTGAAATGTACACATCGAACAAACACTACAGATAG TGAGATGGATCTTAATTTCTATGAGAAACTTGCAGAAAACACTTTAAATGAAATTGAGGAAAATTTTGAGAGAGTCGGAGAGCATGAAAGTTGTCCTTCAGATTTTGACATTTCATCAGCG GATGGAGTTTTAACTGTGAGACTTGGTAAAGACTGTGGAACATAtgttataaacaaacaaacgcCAAACCGACAAATTTGGTTGTCATCTCCTTTCAG tgGCCCAAAACGTTATGACTACATAGACAATCGCTGGATCTACCTTCATGATGGAGTTTCACTTGATGAGTTACTAACTGTAGAGATTTCCAAAGCTCTTTGTTTAGAAGTAAAATTCAACATTACAGGGCAAGATTTAtaa